The proteins below are encoded in one region of Cyanobacteriota bacterium:
- a CDS encoding FliA/WhiG family RNA polymerase sigma factor, with translation MKKTKTTENPIIATSRKGTGEMRDPAQIADPRNREESMRIWHRYRTQNKPLQIREQLIKRYAYLVNWVIGRFPNLGTADFDKEDLLGYGTIGLIEAVDRYNPQQKCSFETFAINRVRGEILDFLRSRDFLSRTGRSRVKRFNEAYARLEAQLGRSPTDVEVKDALNIEPEDLRAIKIQASALVFSLDATETTRPFEESKVSLVDNLASNTQSQEEFTEQSILRDKLAKAIDSLNPRERLIVALYHYQKLTFKEIGEVLGVSESRSSQLHLKILQKLKVVMKDFEI, from the coding sequence GTGAAAAAAACAAAAACAACCGAAAACCCAATAATCGCCACTTCTCGAAAAGGCACTGGTGAAATGCGTGATCCAGCACAAATTGCAGATCCACGTAACAGAGAAGAATCCATGAGAATCTGGCATCGTTACAGAACTCAAAACAAACCTTTACAAATTAGAGAACAATTAATCAAACGTTATGCATATCTCGTTAACTGGGTAATCGGACGTTTCCCCAATCTTGGAACCGCAGATTTTGACAAAGAAGACTTGTTAGGCTACGGCACAATTGGTTTAATTGAAGCAGTTGATAGATACAATCCTCAACAAAAATGTTCATTTGAAACTTTTGCAATTAATCGAGTCAGAGGTGAAATTCTTGATTTCCTAAGATCAAGAGACTTTCTCAGTAGAACAGGTAGAAGTCGAGTCAAAAGATTTAACGAAGCATATGCCAGACTAGAAGCTCAACTTGGCAGATCTCCGACTGATGTTGAGGTTAAAGATGCTCTCAATATCGAACCTGAAGACCTTAGAGCAATCAAAATTCAAGCATCAGCGTTAGTATTCTCACTTGATGCAACTGAAACTACCAGACCATTTGAAGAGAGCAAAGTTAGTTTGGTTGACAACCTTGCATCCAACACACAAAGCCAGGAAGAATTTACTGAACAATCTATACTAAGAGACAAACTAGCCAAAGCAATTGATTCACTCAATCCACGAGAAAGACTGATCGTTGCACTCTATCACTATCAAAAACTTACATTTAAAGAGATTGGTGAAGTATTAGGCGTATCCGAATCACGCTCTTCACAATTACATTTGAAAATTTTACAAAAATTGAAAGTTGTAATGAAGGATTTTGAGATATAA
- a CDS encoding ABC transporter permease has protein sequence MQTHIEAKSSTDANFVEILGSAAIYLFRAFKDIFTGRIQVSMLVSRLVFIGYESILMIIALCSIASMILTYNTAIELTSQGGRELVGGLIAVADLREIVPIFVAFALAARCGTALTAEISTMTVTEQIDVLKVLKVDPVYFLLSPTLLAVIILTPLLLAIAIIVSLFSGMLIAKMVINLEFAEFLNSAWKYVGLKEYFYPLIKTEIFCIYSLLINVTMGLNCKGGAKEVGLATTKATALVIVGIIILDGLLTPILFID, from the coding sequence ATGCAAACCCACATTGAAGCAAAATCCTCCACCGATGCCAATTTTGTTGAAATTCTAGGTTCGGCAGCTATTTATTTATTCAGAGCCTTCAAAGACATTTTTACTGGGCGCATTCAAGTATCAATGCTCGTTTCTAGATTAGTCTTCATTGGTTATGAATCCATATTGATGATCATTGCACTTTGTTCTATAGCCAGCATGATACTCACATACAATACAGCAATTGAATTAACTAGCCAAGGCGGCAGAGAATTAGTTGGTGGGTTAATTGCAGTAGCAGATTTACGAGAGATAGTACCCATTTTTGTAGCCTTCGCTCTAGCAGCAAGATGCGGCACTGCCCTAACAGCAGAGATCTCAACCATGACCGTCACAGAACAAATTGATGTACTCAAAGTGCTCAAAGTAGATCCTGTTTATTTTTTACTTAGTCCAACTCTTCTTGCCGTAATAATCCTTACTCCTCTATTGTTAGCCATCGCAATCATTGTTAGCTTATTTTCAGGAATGCTAATTGCCAAAATGGTTATCAATTTAGAGTTTGCAGAGTTTTTGAATTCTGCCTGGAAATATGTTGGTCTCAAAGAATATTTTTATCCATTAATCAAAACTGAGATTTTCTGTATCTATTCACTACTTATCAATGTCACTATGGGACTCAATTGTAAGGGTGGTGCCAAAGAAGTTGGACTCGCAACAACGAAGGCCACGGCACTTGTAATAGTAGGAATTATCATCTTAGACGGACTATTAACTCCAATTCTTTTTATAGACTAG